One Glutamicibacter mishrai genomic window carries:
- a CDS encoding MazG nucleotide pyrophosphohydrolase domain-containing protein, giving the protein MAHNPTPTQQLITTVKILREKCAWTQALTHESLRTYLIEESYEVLDAISEQNPQLLKEELGDLYFQILLHALIADEQGNFDLEDVSQTLNEKLLRRNRHIFDAEGQIREEITTDVQEIIRVWDAAKQAERQGKPKARKNAGLPAGLPSLTLAQKLLDRHTRAGSEKADGHQVSDVTRTKITDEQSLAAALLELSARAEELGLDAESVLRATLSKQYGSEIDATISPKSPSKR; this is encoded by the coding sequence ATGGCGCATAACCCGACACCGACGCAGCAGCTGATTACGACCGTGAAGATCTTGCGTGAAAAATGCGCCTGGACCCAGGCACTCACCCATGAATCGCTGCGGACCTACCTGATCGAGGAAAGCTACGAGGTCTTGGATGCCATCTCCGAGCAGAACCCCCAACTGCTCAAAGAAGAGCTCGGCGACCTGTACTTCCAGATCCTGCTGCATGCGCTGATCGCCGACGAGCAGGGAAACTTTGATCTTGAAGATGTTTCGCAGACCCTGAACGAAAAGCTGCTGCGGCGTAATCGGCATATCTTCGATGCCGAGGGACAAATCCGAGAAGAAATCACCACGGACGTCCAGGAAATTATTCGCGTCTGGGACGCGGCGAAGCAGGCCGAACGCCAAGGCAAACCCAAGGCGCGCAAGAATGCCGGGTTGCCAGCTGGCCTGCCTTCCCTCACCTTGGCTCAAAAGCTCTTGGACCGTCACACCCGAGCCGGCTCTGAGAAGGCCGATGGTCATCAGGTTTCCGACGTAACCCGTACGAAAATCACCGACGAGCAAAGCCTGGCCGCTGCGCTCCTGGAGCTCTCAGCACGGGCCGAAGAGCTCGGATTAGATGCAGAATCTGTTTTGCGCGCAACCTTGTCGAAACAGTACGGTTCGGAAATCGA
- a CDS encoding adenosine deaminase, with protein sequence MTEELIHPDYDPEFDFRDLPKVSLHDHLDGGLRPQTIIELAAEIGHKLPETEAEALGDWFRESADSGSLPRYLETFEHTIAVMQTREGLIRVAREFVEDLAEDGVIYGEVRYAPEQHRREGLSLDDVVDAVQEGLDQACEQLNSEGHPMQVGQVLSAMRQSDQGVEIAKLALRHRGHGVVGFDIAGPEDGFPPSNLKEAFDLLAENLFPTTIHAGEAAGLASIKDAILVGRAQRLGHGVRVAEDIEIEFGAIDENGEELSDDTGLVSLGPVANWVRERGIPLEVCPSSNLQTGATAKFGEGIRNHPIDLLVQTGFNVTISPDNRLMSGTSLSDEFELLVEAFDYDLEDLLDLTLNAAEAAFVPLEMRELLVEYINDYYDSLLEDDDDEDYEEDEYENVAD encoded by the coding sequence GTGACTGAAGAATTGATTCATCCTGACTACGATCCCGAATTCGATTTCCGGGATCTGCCTAAAGTTTCGCTACACGACCACCTCGACGGTGGCCTGCGCCCTCAAACGATCATCGAACTGGCAGCCGAGATTGGCCACAAGCTGCCCGAGACCGAAGCTGAAGCTTTGGGCGACTGGTTCCGTGAATCTGCCGATTCCGGCTCTCTGCCACGCTACCTGGAAACCTTCGAGCACACCATTGCAGTGATGCAAACCCGCGAAGGCCTGATCCGCGTTGCCCGCGAATTTGTCGAAGACCTCGCTGAAGACGGCGTGATCTACGGTGAAGTGCGCTACGCGCCGGAACAGCACCGTCGCGAAGGCCTGAGCCTGGACGACGTCGTTGATGCGGTCCAGGAAGGCCTGGATCAGGCGTGCGAGCAGCTGAACAGCGAAGGCCACCCCATGCAGGTTGGCCAGGTGCTCAGCGCCATGCGCCAGTCCGATCAGGGCGTGGAGATCGCCAAGCTGGCCCTGCGCCACCGTGGCCACGGCGTCGTCGGCTTCGATATCGCCGGCCCGGAGGATGGCTTCCCGCCATCAAATCTGAAGGAAGCCTTCGACCTGCTGGCCGAGAATCTCTTCCCAACCACCATCCACGCCGGCGAAGCCGCTGGACTGGCATCGATCAAGGACGCAATCCTGGTTGGCCGCGCGCAGCGCTTGGGCCACGGCGTGCGCGTTGCCGAAGATATCGAAATCGAGTTCGGCGCCATCGACGAGAACGGCGAGGAACTCAGCGACGACACCGGCTTGGTATCCCTCGGCCCGGTGGCCAACTGGGTGCGCGAGCGCGGCATTCCGCTGGAAGTCTGCCCGTCCTCGAACCTGCAGACCGGTGCCACCGCCAAGTTCGGCGAGGGCATCCGCAACCACCCGATCGATCTGCTGGTCCAGACCGGTTTCAACGTCACCATTTCGCCGGATAACCGTCTGATGTCAGGCACCAGCCTGTCTGACGAATTCGAGCTTCTGGTTGAAGCCTTCGACTACGACCTGGAAGATCTGCTGGATCTGACCCTGAATGCCGCTGAAGCGGCCTTCGTTCCGTTGGAAATGCGCGAGCTGCTCGTTGAGTACATCAACGACTACTACGACAGCCTGCTGGAAGACGACGACGATGAGGACTACGAAGAAGACGAATACGAAAACGTCGCCGACTAG